A genomic stretch from Ureibacillus composti includes:
- a CDS encoding chemotaxis response regulator protein-glutamate methylesterase, translated as MESPKKSKLLIVDDSAFMRKLIRDFFDGNKTIEVVGTARNGKDALKKIEELNPDIVTLDVEMPELNGLDALKEIMEVNPLPIIMLSSSTKQGAESTLAAMENGAVDFVTKPGGTISLELHKVKEELVHKVEQAVHVSVAKLRKPSPSEEKRFTTPDVKTTNLVRETSSSADLMIQPKRKRELVSPSSKVKNDWSQTSKKIVCIGTSTGGPRALQEVLTQLPATIQAPILIVQHMPAGFTKSLAERLNNLSKIQVKEAEHGEILQNGTAYIAPGGYHLKLKKVSTAFEIELDHQEPPRSGHRPAVDVLFESVSQFEHVNKIAVIMTGMGQDGSKGLVALKQTGNTIAIAESQETCIVYGMPKAAVETELVDEIVEVDEIAQAIMKYLP; from the coding sequence TTGGAAAGTCCTAAAAAAAGTAAATTGTTAATTGTTGATGATTCTGCATTTATGAGAAAACTGATTCGAGACTTTTTCGATGGCAATAAAACAATTGAAGTCGTTGGAACTGCCCGTAACGGAAAAGATGCTTTAAAGAAAATTGAAGAATTAAACCCTGATATCGTTACATTGGATGTTGAAATGCCTGAACTAAATGGACTTGATGCATTAAAAGAAATTATGGAAGTTAATCCTCTACCAATCATTATGCTATCAAGTTCAACGAAACAAGGGGCAGAAAGTACATTAGCTGCAATGGAAAATGGAGCGGTAGATTTTGTGACCAAACCTGGTGGCACCATTTCACTTGAATTACACAAAGTGAAGGAAGAACTTGTCCATAAAGTTGAACAAGCTGTACACGTTTCAGTTGCAAAATTAAGAAAACCGTCACCGTCTGAAGAGAAGCGTTTTACAACACCTGACGTTAAAACTACGAATCTAGTAAGAGAAACTTCTTCTTCGGCTGACTTAATGATTCAACCAAAAAGAAAAAGAGAACTTGTAAGTCCCAGCAGTAAAGTGAAAAATGATTGGTCACAGACATCGAAGAAAATTGTTTGTATTGGTACATCAACGGGAGGGCCACGAGCATTACAAGAAGTATTGACCCAATTGCCCGCAACAATTCAAGCACCTATTTTAATTGTCCAGCATATGCCTGCAGGGTTCACAAAATCTTTAGCAGAACGGCTAAATAATTTAAGTAAAATTCAAGTAAAAGAAGCTGAACACGGTGAAATTTTACAAAATGGAACGGCTTATATTGCACCAGGAGGCTATCATTTAAAACTAAAAAAAGTAAGTACGGCATTTGAAATTGAATTAGATCATCAGGAGCCACCTCGTTCAGGGCACCGACCCGCAGTAGATGTGCTGTTTGAATCAGTTAGTCAATTTGAACATGTTAATAAAATTGCTGTCATTATGACTGGAATGGGCCAGGATGGGTCAAAAGGTTTAGTTGCATTAAAGCAAACTGGCAACACAATAGCGATTGCAGAATCACAAGAGACTTGTATCGTTTACGGAATGCCTAAAGCTGCAGTGGAAACAGAGCTTGTAGACGAAATTGTAGAAGTTGATGAAATTGCACAAGCGATTATGAAATATTTGCCGTAA